Proteins encoded by one window of Culicoides brevitarsis isolate CSIRO-B50_1 chromosome 2, AGI_CSIRO_Cbre_v1, whole genome shotgun sequence:
- the LOC134831103 gene encoding leucine carboxyl methyltransferase 1: MEHSSFMGQDEGVMNTNDDASECKKSAVFRGYYRDEYISYFVKNPDRKAPEINRGYYARVKGVEMCIERFLKKTGDKCQFINLGCGFDTLFFRLRDAGHAIQNFVEVDFPSVTSRKCYQIKRNKSLLEKIHSEDDEVRLSSTDLHAGNYHIVGVDLRNIDELANKLQQSEIDFAVPTIFLAECVLVYIEPQNSSNLLTWIASNFKSAVFVNYEQVNMNDRFGEVMLQNLRSRGCSLAGVEACLTLDTQVARFLSSNWTGARAWDMVKVYNSIPAQERQRIEKLEMLDEGELLVQLFQHYCIAIAWLGELFQDVDECFKIVERRLSSIKLNAPN; this comes from the exons ATGGAGCACTCTTCGTTCATGGGACAAGATGAGGGTGTCATGAACACGAATGACGACGCGTCAGAATGCAAAAAATCCGCCGTTTTCCGTGGCTACTATCGCGACGAGTACATCAgttatttcgtgaaaaatccGGATCGGAAGGCGCCCGAAATCAACAGAGGCTATTATGCGCGCGTCAAAGGTGTCGAAATGTGCATCGAGCGTTTCCTGAAG AAAACTGGAGACAAGTGTCAATTTATTAACTTGGGATGCGGCTTCGACACACTTTTCTTCCGATTGAGGGATGCTGGACATGCCATACAGAATTTCGTAGAAGTAGATTTCCCATCGGTCACCTCACGAAAGTGCTATCAGATAAAACGGAACAAATCCTTGTTGGAAAAAATTCACAGTGAAG ATGACGAAGTTCGCTTATCGTCGACAGATTTGCATGCGGGCAACTACCACATTGTCGGCGTCGACTTGCGAAACATCGACGAGCTCGCCAACAAGTTGCAACAATCCGAAATTGACTTTGCTGTGCCAACAATTTTCCTCGCCGAATGCGTGCTCGTGTACATTGAACCACAAAATTCTTCCAACCTGCTCACGTGGATCGCCTCGAACTTCAAGTCTGCCGTTTTCGTCAACTACGAACAAGTTAACATGAACGATCGCTTCGGCGAAGTAATGTTGCAAAATTTACGGAGTCGCGGATGCAGTTTGGCGGGCGTCGAGGCATGTCTGACGCTCGATACGCAAGTTGCGCGCTTCCTCAGCTCAAATTGGACCGGCGCACGGGCCTGGGACATGGTAAAAGTCTACAATAGCATACCGGCGCAAGAACGACAGCGAATTGAGAAACTCGAGATGCTCGATGAGGGAGAATTGCTGGTGCAGCTCTTCCAGCATTACTGTATTGCCATCGCTTGGCTCGGCGAACTCTTTCAGGATGTCGATGAATGCTtcaaaat cgtTGAACGAAGACTATCatcgattaaattaaatgcaccgaactaa
- the LOC134829250 gene encoding apoptosis-inducing factor 1, mitochondrial: MLRLAKCSQNLSKSGLIGILNAPNLRISGTVTKRTFLVSSTDCSKRKKPFDGTNYNKEVLKSHTTTTSCHPVRELSSQPPSGHDDNKSKYLLAALVAGIGGIGLAYYLNGDDSTSTTTPVSGAKTDIPAVKRVPASPDDIPKEVPYLLIGGGTASFTAFRAIKSNEPKAKVLVISNEAAMPYMRPPLSKEMWFNNDPAVSEKLRFKQWNGAERSLFYEPDDFYVDPKALMTQENGGVAVCRGYQVVKLDIPAHKAILDDGTEIRYGKVLIATGARPRNLEVFEKASPAVKQKLSYYKSVSDFKNLQKIVDKSSSIAVIGGGFLGSELSVALSHYGKSKKLNVHQVFTEKGNMGKVLPEYLSQWTTERVKEEGVDVLASTEIKSVEVQDKKLKIELNNGRTLIVDHAIVAVGSEPNTDLAKSSGLEVDKTQGGFVVNAELEARHDVFVAGDASCFYDMKLGRRRVEHHDHAVVSGRLAGENMVGLHKPFTHQSMFWSDLGPKVGYEAIGICDASLPTTGVFARESPSDTPAAANMEDKLQATTEQSDKPTTDKKPEATPAKSTTQEKPAEKDDFGKGVIFYLNENDRVVGILLWNVFNRISIARKILAQDTKYDDLNEVAKLFDLYDIQDQGTQ; encoded by the exons ATGTTGCGACTAGCGAAATGCAGCCAAAATCTGTCAAAATCCGGTCTAATCGGCATCTTAAATGCGCCAAATTTGCGGATTTcgg GAACCGTGACAAAACGAACCTTTCTCGTGAGTAGCACAGACTGCAGCAAACGAAAAAAG cCTTTTGACGGAACAAACTACAATAAGGAAGTTTTAAAGTCCCATACAACAACTACCTCATGTCATCCCGTACGTGAATTATCATCACAACCGCCCTCAGGGCACGACGACAATAAATCAAAGTACTTGTTAGCTGCTTTAGTTGCCGGTATTGGAGGTATAGGGCTCGCTTATTACCTCAATGGAGATGATTCGACATCGACAACGACTCCCGTGTCCGGCGCCAAGACTGATATTCCAGCAGTGAAACGCGTGCCTGCCTCTCCCGACGACATTCCGAAGGAAGTTCCGTATCTCCTCATTGGCGGCGGCACTGCGAGCTTCACGGCATTCCGTGCAATCAAATCGAACGAGCCAAAGGCAAAAGTGCTCGTAATTTCGAACGAAGCTGCCATGCCATACATGCGCCCGCCTCTCTCGAAGGAGATGTGGTTCAATAATGATCCCGCCGTCAGcgaaaaattacgttttaaGCAATGGAATGGCGCCGAACGCAGTTTATTCTACGAACCCGATGACTTTTATGTCGATCCAAAGGCATTGATGACACAGGAAAATGGCGGAGTTGCCGTTTGTCGCGGATATCAAGTTGTTAAATTAGATATTCCGGCGCACAAAGCGATTTTGGATGACGGCACGGAGATTCGGTATGGAAAAGTACTGATTGCGACAGGAGCTCGTCCTCGTAACTTGGAAGTTTTCGAAAAAGCATCACCGGCGGTCAAACAAAAGCTCAGTTATTACAAAAGTGTCTCGGATTTCAAGAATTTGCAGAAAATTGTCGACAAATCGAGCAGTATTGCCGTTATTGGAGGCGGATTTCTCGGAAGCGAATTGTCTGTTGCGCTCTCTCATTAcggaaaaagcaaaaaattgaatgtgcATCAAGTTTTTACGGAAAAAGGAAATATGGGAAAAGTCCTGCCCGAATATCTAAGTCAATGGACAACGGAACGCGTGAAAGAAGAAGGAGTTGATGTACTTGCGAGCACGGAGATCAAGTCAGTTGAGGTTCAggacaagaaattaaaaattgaattgaataatGGACGAACGCTAATCGTGGATcat gcaatTGTTGCTGTCGGTTCGGAGCCTAATACAGACTTGGCAAAGTCCTCAGGACTCGAAGTCGATAAAACTCAAGGCGGATTCGTGGTAAATGCTGAATTGGAAGCCCGTCATGACGTTTTTGTCGCGGGAGACGCTTCATGCTTCTACGATATGAAGTTGGGACGACGAAGGGTTGAACATCACGATCATGCCGTTGTATCGGGAAGACTTGCGGGAGAGAATATGGTTGGATTGc acAAACCATTCACGCACCAAAGCATGTTCTGGTCAGATTTGGGACCAAAAGTCGGCTACGAAGCAATTGGCATTTGCGACGCTTCGTTACCAACGACAGGCGTTTTTGCCAGAGAAAGCCCTTCTGATACTCCAGCAGCTGCAAATATGGAAGATAAATTACA agCAACGACGGAACAATCGGATAAACCAACAACGGACAAAAAACCTGAAGCAACTCCCGCTAAATCAACGACGCAAGAAAAACCCGCGGAAAAAGACGATTTCGGTAAAGGAGTAATTTTCTacttgaatgaaaatgatcgTGTCGTTGGTATTTTACTGTGGAACGTATTTAATCGCATCAGCATCGCACGAAAAATTCTCGCACAAGACACGAAATACGACGACTTGAACGAAGTGGCAAAACTCTTCGATTTGTATGATATTCAGGATCAAGGAACGCAATAA
- the LOC134829251 gene encoding uncharacterized protein LOC134829251 isoform X1 has translation MMDSSLLDRIFGRLNQRFENERLQSINETIQSGDAKAVEKLLESPEDEFMTKVTELAIKSENLVIIDTVFGFYEQQILRERFNRIQFFEHTLSLEVNPDKKWEIIQIILRYTLAVHPDSASMYPITYIFYVILCCCLNQKELLTKFFDIYYQEERNSLFPFMKSLEETVDGSHFITILLHEDLDLSKIADGLPLRTVVKMISYITRHIKRIFETFMKLIQKNTKESMELAVMAFKELLFKDFYKYYVLNSMYDLGKLPRIMEDPLTKKLCFQFIYYLMEVEWQDDVYKLIKFWLRECYPETKFYRHVFEIIRPFVQKPSPVENLLENNDSEEEKSEDDQDEEDEFNPFDDEESISSKKIKLENDECQIRSLQELCRDTIRSKIAKNVADMKTFFDNIWSLNIPSSVKCSLLYIPDASWMNDLFEF, from the exons atgatGGATTCATCACTCTTAGATCGGATTTTCGGGAGACTGAACCAACgatttgaaaatgaaagatTACAATCCATAAACGAAACCATACAATCTGGAGACGCTAAAGCAGTCGAG aaattattggAAAGTCCTGAGGACGAATTTATGACGAAAGTAACAGAACTCGCAATAAAATCCGAAAATCTCGTAATAATTGACACTGTCTTTGGTTTCTACGAACAACAAATTCTTCGTGAAAGATTCAATAGAATCCAATTTTTCGAACATACTCTGTCATTGGAAGTGAATCCGGataaaaaatgggaaataatacaaattattttacgttACACACTCGCAGTACATCCGGATAGCGCTTCCATGTACCCAATTACGTATATTTTCTACGTGATTTTGTGTTGCTGTTTGAATCAAAAAGAATTGCTGACAAAATTCTTCGACATTTATTACCAGGAAGAGCGAAACAGTCTCTTTCCATTCATGAAAAGCCTCGAAGAAACTGTTGATGGAtctcattttattacaattttgctCCATGAGGACCTTgatctgtcaaaaattgcaGATGGCTTACCTTTGCGTACTGTGGTTAAAATGATCTCTTACATTACTCGACATataaaacgaatttttgagacttttatgaagttaattcaaaaaaacacaaaagaaagTATGGAATTGGCGGTAATGGCATTTAAAGAACTtcttttcaaagatttttacaaatattacgTTTTAAATTCTATGTACGATTTGGGAAAATTACCTCGAATAATGGAGGATCCgttgaccaaaaaattatgtttccaATTCATCTATTATTTGATGGAGGTAGAATGGCAAGATGACGTTTacaaattgatcaaattttggTTAAGAGAATGTTACCctgaaacgaaattttatcGCCATGTTTTCGAAATTATACGTCCTTTTGTGCAAAAACCGAGTCCTGTGGaaaatttgttggaaaatAATGATTcggaagaggaaaaaagtgaagatGATCAAGACGAAGAAGACGAATTTAATCCATTTGACGATGAAGAATCAATTTCaagcaagaaaattaaacttgaaaacGATGAATGTCAAATTCGATCCTTGCAAGAGCTCTGTCGGGATACAATTCGTtctaaaattgctaaaaacgTTGCAGATATGAAGACTTTTTTCGATAATATTTGGTCATTGAACATACCAAGCTCCGTCAAATGTAGCTTGCTTTACATTCCAGATGCCAGTTGGATGAATGatttattcgaattttga
- the LOC134829251 gene encoding uncharacterized protein LOC134829251 isoform X2, with amino-acid sequence MEANEENLDEVNQNSRDAVIQSVKEVIKFGNVIALQKLLKSNEENIFMEIIEPAIASGKLEIVSTVLDFYSKQIFNDSSLNKMEFFEQILSLHVDPDEKWFILQAILYYTFPQHRPLMYRIMDIFYLILSSCLRQKQLLKKFFNIYYKEEHNSLFPLMKRLEKAVDGSRFISVLLHDDIYLFRIMSFVHTDSISKMKFYVARHVKRIFETFVKLLRKNTKESMELAVETFKELIKKDFYSYVVNTYNTNHFGDLTVTLNDPLTKKLCFQFLYYLQEGDWQSEVYTLILYFLDCCPSNLKIFYEIAEITLPFVQKISFLDKEDPEDADQSEAEENDQDDDEWSDIEDEDWNDTDEEEEIVQDYGQVQSLLEICRDAIRSIVAKNVDDMKSFMDEIWAFNVPQTVKCNLLYIPDASWMNDL; translated from the exons atGGAAGCAAACGAGGAAAATTTGGACGAAGTTAATCAAAACTCGAGAGATGCGGTAATTCAAAGTGTTAAGGAAGTCATAAAATTCGGAAATGTAATTGCTCTTcag aaattattaaaatcgaatgaagaaaacatttttatggaaataatAGAACCAGCAATAGCTTCAGGAAAACTCGAAATAGTTTCAACTGTCTTGGATTTCTAcagcaaacaaatttttaacgatagCAGCCTcaataaaatggaattttttgaacaaatcctGTCGTTGCACGTGGATCCCGATGAAAAATGGTTTATTTTACAGGCGATTTTATATTACACGTTTCCGCAACATCGCCCCCTCATGTACCGAATTATGGATATTTTCTATCTAATTTTGAGCTCTTGTCTCAGACAAAAACAGTtgctgaagaaatttttcaacatttattaCAAGGAGGAGCACAACAGTCTCTTTCCGCTCATGAAACGCCTCGAAAAAGCTGTTGATGGCTCCCGCTTCATTTCTGTCTTGCTTCACGATGACATTTATCTTTTCAGAATCATGAGTTTCGTACACACCGATTCCATttccaaaatgaaattttatgttgcTCGACATGTAAAACGAATTTTCGAGACTTTTGTGAAATTGCTTCGGAAAAACACGAAAGAAAGTATGGAATTAGCTGTTGAGACGTTCAAAGAACTTATTAAGAAGGATTTTTACTCTTATGTTGTCAATACTTACAATACCAATCATTTCGGAGACTTGACAGTGACCTTGAACGATCCGCTGACCAAAAAATTGTGCTTCCAATTCCTCTATTATTTGCAAGAGGGTGATTGGCAAAGTGAGGTGTATACTTTAATCTTGTATTTTTTGGATTGTTGTCCGtcgaatttgaaaatattttatgaaattgccGAGATTACACTtccatttgtacaaaaaataagttttctgGATAAGGAAGACCCGGAAGATGCTGATCAGAGTGAAGCAGAAGAAAATGACCAAGATGATGACGAGTGGAGTGATATAGAAGACGAAGATTGGAATGATACAGATGAGGAAGAGGAAATTGTTCAAGATTACGGACAAGTTCAATCGTTATTGGAGATCTGTCGGGATGCAATTCGTTCGATTGTTGCTAAAAACGTTGATGATATGAAGTCATTTATGGATGAAATTTGGGCTTTTAATGTTCCACAGACCGTTAAATGTAACTTGCTTTACATTCCAGATGCCAGTTGGATgaatgatttataa
- the LOC134831617 gene encoding uncharacterized protein LOC134831617 — MEIDPRVVLSYLNQLGYRNITALQLKEFMKDLHKLIKYEAQIAKCERPNRNFVQECVHSLTAGAKKDANVQIPEYPSDSSKENQQKVTKNAEKPIEKKSSPKRVSRGVSTDHIKVKEIDENKKSQPTPEPPPINKENISRPCSRTSSKATYDVKTDNEERCKMWIRTTRPKPMNHKNDPVELYHKYAREWERHKQHIPGENDHSELRWRIRTKLLS, encoded by the exons atggaaatcgATCCTCGCGTCGTTTTGTCCTACCTCAACCAGTTGGGATACCGAAACATCACGGCGCTACAATTGAAAGAATTTATGAAAG ATCTGCACAAATTGATCAAATATGAAGCGCAAATAGCCAAATGTGAAAGGCCAAATCGGAATTTTGTCCAGGAATGTGTCCACTCTTTGACTGCCGGAGCGAAAAAAGATGCAAACGTTCAAATTCCGGAATATCCGAGTGACTCTTCGaaagaaaatcaacaaaaagtaacaaaaaatgcggaaaaaccaatcgagaaaaaaagctCGCCCAAGAGAGTTTCAAGAGGAGTGAGCACCGATCACATCAAAGTCAAGGAAATTGATGagaataaaaaatctcaaccAACTCCTGAACCTCCTCCAATCAACAAAGAAAACATTTCAAGACCGTGTTCGAGAACTTCGTCAAAGGCAACTTACGATGTCAAAACTGATAACGAAGAACGGTGTAAAATGt ggatTCGCACAACGAGACCGAAGCCAATGAATCACAAAAATGATCCCGTGGAGTTGTATCATAAATATGCCAGAGAATGGGAAAGACATAAGCAACATATTCCGGGCGAAAATGATCATTCGGAGTTACGGTGGCGAATAAGGACGaaacttttaagttaa